The following nucleotide sequence is from Halogeometricum borinquense DSM 11551.
CGTCCTGAACGAGGACCACCGCGAGATACTCGAATCCTACGAGAACCCGTACGCTGAAGTGGACTACAAACCGCCCGAAGCGTACGACAAAGACCCCGGCACCTACGTCGAACAGATGCGTGCGATGTCCGTCGGCGGCGTCCACCTTCACTCGATGACGCCCGAGGAGGCCTACCACGCACGGCGCGGCACCGACTGGTCTTACGAGGAGGTGTACCGCGAACTGAAAGATGCCGGTCTGGACTCTGCGCCCGGTACGGCCGCCGAAATTCTCGTCCCCGAGGTGCGCGAAGTCATCTGTCCGGGCAAGATTTCTACTGCGGAGTGGGTCGAGGGAATGGAGGGCGCTATCGCCGCCGGACTCGATGTGACAGCGACCATCATGTACGGCCACGTCGAGAACGCCGCTCACCGCGTCATGCATCTGAAAGTGATTCGTGATCTGCAAGACCGCACCGACGGCATCACGGAGTTCGTCCCGCTCTCGTTCGTCTATCAGAACACTCCGCTGTACGAACGCGGACTCGTCACTGAGGGGGCCGCCGACGCTGAAGACGAACTGATGATTGCCGTCTCGCGTCTGTTCCTCGATAACATCGATAATATCCAGTCCTCGTGGGTGAAGTTCGGGAACGCGAAATCGCTGAAACTCCTCAACTGCGGCGCGAACGACTTCATGGGAACCATCCTCTCAGAGGAGATTACGAAGCGTGCGGGCGGCGGCTACGGCGAGTACCGGTCGTTCGACGACTACGTGGAGATGATTTCGGCTATCGGCCGTCCGGCAGTCGAACGCTCGACGGACTACCGGCAACGCCGCCGGATCGCCCCCGACGACGCCCCGCACGGCCCGATGCTCGGCCCGCGTGCCGACGGCACGCCGATGCTCGCGGGATGCGAGAGCGACGGCGGCGAACCCGCACCCGCCGACGACTGATTCCTGACTGTTCCGGGGTCAACCGTCGAGACGCGCCGGTGGGGCGCAGTCTGAAGTGGGTTCCGCCCCTCATTGTCCCCGATGATGGTGACGACGCACGCGGCCGCCGCACTCCTCTTTTTTGCCACACCCGTGGCACTCTTCGCTCCCGAGTTCACTGCGGCGGCGATTATCGGCGCACTGCTCGGCGGTATCGTCCCCGACGTGGATCTGTTCGTCGGTACACACCGCAAGTCGCTTCACTTCCCCGTGTACGCCTCACTGGCGGGCGTCGGCGCTGGTATCGTCGCTCTCGTGGCACCTTCGACCGCCAGCGTCGCGGCCGCGGCGTTCCTTCTCGGAGCGGGTCTGCACGCCGCATCCGACTGGTTCGGCGGGAGCGACGAACTCCGCCCGTGGGAACGGACCTCTCGCCGCGCAGTGTATCTTCATCCGCGGCGACGATGGCTCAGACCGCGTCACATCATCCGCTACGACGGCGCACCCGAGGATTTCTTCCTCACTGTCGTTCTCGCAATCCCCGTCGCGTACGCTGTTCCCTCGGTCCGTCTCGTCGTCGCTGCTGGACTCGTTGTTGGGGCCGTGTACACGCTGTTCCGTCGGCGCGTCCCCGACGTATTCGGTGTCTAACCAGCTCCCCGAGCGCGCAAGACATATACCTCTCCGTCGAACAGTACTGTCGGATGACGAACTCGCAGAGGCATCACACGCAAGGCGAGGTGCGGGCGCGATGATGGCCCCAACACACGTCGCGGCCGGAATAGCACTCGCCGTGCCAATCGCCTTTCTTGTGCCGGAGCTCGCGCCGCTCGTCGTCGCCGCCGCTGTCGCTGGAAGCGTTTTCCCCGACTTCGATATGGTGGCGGGCGAGCACCGACGCACGCTCCACGCTGTCGAAGCGTACGCTGTCCTCACAGCTCTCGTCACCTTCGCTGCTATCGTCGCACCCTCGCCGCCCGTTATCGCCGCTGCAGTGTTCTTCGCCGCGGCCGCAGTCCACCCGCTTTTGGACCTCGCGGGTGGGAGTTCAGAGGCGCGGCCGTGGGAGGCGGCGACCGACCGCGGTGTCTATCTCCGGTCCCGCGAGTCGTGGGTCGCACCGAAGCGCTGGGTCCGCTACGACGGCGCGCCTGAGGACTTGGCGCTCGCCGCCGTCCTCGTCACGCCCGGATTCGTCGTCTTCGGGACGAGTGTCCGCATATTCGCCGTCGGGACACTCATCGTCGGCCTCGGATACACGTTCTACAGAAAGCGGATTCCGCAACTGTCGGGTCGGGTGAATCTGCCCGTTCCACCGGTATTGACTGTCGTCGCCGCGCTGTTCTCGCTGTTCCGGCGGTGAGACCTCACGACCGCGTTCCGATGACGGCGTAGTGGTACGGCGGTACGTCTCGTTGTTCGACCGACCCGAACACCTTCCTCAGAACGTCACGTGTCTCCTCGGCTGCCATTCGAAGTGACTCGGGTGGGCCTCGCGGTTCGTTGGCGACGGTGGTCTCAGATTTGGGCATGTCGTGCCAGTTTACGACGACGAACTGGCCGTCCGGTCGGAGCAATTCACGCGCCTGTCGTGCGAACTCGACCTGTTTTTCGACTCCGTGGAACGTGTTTGCGACCAAGACGGTATCTACAGGTTCGGGCAGTAGCTCCGGGAGATTCCGGGCATCGCCATGGATGCAGTCGATGTTCTGACACTGTCGCTCGGCGGCGGCTTCCGCGAGTTCCCCAAGGAGTTCGTCGTTGATGTCGATAGCGTACACCGGCTCGCCGTCTACCAGTTCGGCGAGCGGGAGTGTGAAATACCCGTTCCCAGATCCGACATCCGCGACGGACTGCCCCGAGTCGATGCCGACCGTCTTGAGCACCGCTTTCGGTTCGGGCCAAAGCGCCTCCCACCAGTCCCAATCCGGTTGTCGCGTGTTCTGAAACACGCTCGAAATTCGTCGAACCGCGCCATAATTTGCTCGGTGCTGTGCACTCAGTCCGCCGATCCGACCGTGAGTGGTCCGTCACGTCTGGCGACGCCACGGTAGCGTTTGCCGTGAACGTTGTCGGCGTCGATCGCCGCACGGACGCGGTCTGAAAGCCACTCGCGGTCGGTCTCTACGCCGTCGAAGTCGTCGCGGCGGTAGCGTTCGGGAAGGTACCGTTCGTACACCGGGAGTCGTTCGTACAGCGGGACGTCACCTTTGTCGGCAATGTCGCGGAGTTCTTGCAGCGCGGGCCACTTGTAGTCGGGATTAACGTAGTCGTCGGTGACGGGTGAGACGCCGCCTAAGTCGTCCACGCCGCAGTCGAGCAGTTCTCGCGTCGGTGAGAGATTGGGAGGCACCTGTACGGACACCTCGTCGGGAAGAGCGACGCGAGCCATGGCGACGGCGCGCCGCATGGTCTCGACTGACGGCTGGTCGAAACTCGACCGCTCGTTCGGGACGACGTTCTGGATGATGACCTCTTGGATGTGGTCGTAACGCTCGTGCAGTTCGCGGATTGCGAGCAGACTCTCTGCACGGTCGCGCCACGTTTCGCCGATGCCGATCAACAGGCCGGTCGTGAACGGGACGCCGACCTTGCCCGCCGCGCGGATGGTGTTGAGCCGCTGCCCCGGCGTTTTCCGTCGGCCGCCCGAGTGCGCTCGCACGTCGGCTGTCGTCTCCAGCATGACGCCCATCGATGCGTTAACGGGTGCGAGACGTTCGAACGCCGATTCGGTCAAATCGCCGGGGTTCGAGTGTGCGAGCAGACCTTCTTCCATCGCCATCTCACAGCAATCCCGGAGATACGCGAGGATGTCGTCGTATCCCCACTCCGATAACTGCTCGTGTATCGCCGTGTAGCGGTCGTCCGGTTCGTCACCGAAAGTGAACAACGCTTCCGTACACCCGGCGTCAGCACCGACGCGAAGCGTCTCGCGTACGTCCTCGGGCGACATGAGCGTCGCCTCACCCGGCACATCGTAGTACGTGCAGTAGGTGCAGGTGTACCGGCAGGCGGTCGTCAGCGGGAGGAAGACGTTTCGAGAGAACGTGAGTTCCGACGCCGGGCTCACGTCGTCAGGTGTGACCGCGAGCAGTCGCTCGACGGCATCGTCGTCAGGCGTGATGCGAACGTCGTACTCGTCGGCCGCAGGGAACACGAGTACCGGGTGCGTCTCGGAAGTACAAAAGCGTGTCACTCGCGGGTATTCGTCTTGCTGCCGCTGCCCCCTGTGTTCCACTCGTACCGCTCTCCTGCCCCACTCGTACCGCTCTCCTGCCCCACTCGTACCGCTCTCCTGCCCAACTCACGCGGCTCTCGCACCCCATTCGTACCGCTCTCGTCCCCCACTCGCGCCGCTCTAAGTATAACGAACGTCGCGGGGAGCATCCCCGCGACTGAGACGCCGTTGACGCCGCGTTTTGGGAGCGGGTACGACGTTGTTCGTCGGTGGTGACTACTCACCGAGCCAGAGTCGTTACGCGACGCGCGTTTTCGTGCGGTACGGATACCCGGCACACCCAGCGCATCGCGCACCAAACGCGTTGGCTGGTGGTACACATAGATCTACTGGCCAACTATGAGTATCGTGACAGTTTATAGTTCCATTAGTCTGTGTGGAACCGACTCGATTGACTCTTAGTCACTACGGGTGACGCCGACTCGACCGTCGGTCACCTCGAGTTCGAAGCCTGCGTCCTCCAACCACGTCCGCGCGTTACCCGCTCCGTGGAGAAGCACCTCAGCGAGGTCCGCAGGTTCGTCCACATCGGTTGCCAACCGCATCGAATCGATGACGGTCACCGAAAGTCCGGCATCGTCGGCAATCGCTTGATGGTCTCGGTAGGACGCGCCGTGATAATCGACGCGGAAGTCGGGATGGCGAACGACGAGCGCATTCGTCCCGCCGCCGCGTCCGGGTGCGATGACCACCTCGCCCTCGCTCTCGAACAGTCGCCTGAGTGCGTCTGGCGTCACCAGTGCGAGGTCGGCCATGACGACGCTCACGTCGGATGTCGCATCGTCGAGTACCGCGTTGACAGCGGGCGTGAGCGCCCTATCGTCTCCGATGACCGGCGCGTCAACGTCGTCGATGTCGTCGGCGTCCGTCGTCAGAATTGTCGGTGCTCCTCCCGCCGCACGAACGGCGCGGACAACGTCCGTTCGCATCGCCCGTGCGAACGCTCGGCGCTCGTCTTCGTCAAGTACGCCAGCTAGCCGACTCTTCGGGTCACGGGTCGTGTACGGGATGACGACTTGCATAAAAAAGCTGGGCGTGCTGGCGACTTAGCCCAGTTTGTCGTAACCGCTCTGCTGGGAGCGCCAGTAGAAGACACCACCGACCACGACGGCGATGGCGAGAAGGCCACCGGCCGCGTAGATGAGCATCTGTTGCGTCTGGCTGGACTGCTCGGCCTGCTGTGCCTTCGTCTGCGCTTCGTTCGCCAGTTCCGTCGCGAGTTCGAAGTTACCGTTCTCGAACGCGCTGACGGCGTTATCGAACGACGCTTGCGCTTCGTCGGAGTTCACTCCCTCGACGGCGGCTTTCGACTCGTCAAGGGCGTCGCGTGCGCTCTGACTTTCCTCGGTGTAGTGGTGCGTCGTCCACGTCTCGATATCGTTCGAGGAGCCACCTTCACGCGTCTGCTGAAGATGGATAACGTCGAACGTCTGTGCGGGATCGTACTTGTACGAGTCAACGCTCGGCGCGGTGCCGGCGACGCGAATCTCGACTTTGCTCGTCCCGTCGTCCGCGGCGACTGTTGCACCGCTGAAGTTCTGCCCGTCGAACGACTCCTGGTTTATCTTCGCACCAGTCTGGTCGTAGTACGTGACGGTCCACGTCACGTCCGTCAGTTCAGTCGAACCGGCGAGCGTCCACGACTCCAGTTGCGGGTTTTTGTACAGTTCGTTTAGTGTCACCGATGTGGTGACTTTCGATTCGACCTGCGCGTCGCTAGGCACGTCCTCCTCCCCGACCGAGACAGCGGCTACCGGAGCCGCCAAGGCCGTGAGGACGACGAGACAGGCGAGCGCGAGCTTAGAAAAGCGACTCCAACTCGTCTTCGTCATCGTTGACTAGGTTCTCCAAATTCTGTTCACTCTCCTGTTGAATCTCGTCGATGTTTTCTTGCGCTTCGATAGCCACTTGCTGAAGCTCCTTGATCCGGGGCACGTTTGTAACTCCCGAAAGGAGGATGACGGACGCGACCTTTCCGGAGTTCCGAATGGGGTAGTCCCCACCGCGGACTTCCATACTGCCGGTCTGCTCCTCGATCCACTTCCGGCCGCGCTCTATTCCTTTCCGGTTGAGATGCTCCGGCGGTCCAGCCAGCACGAGCAACGCACGTTCGGTCCCTTCGATCTCACACGGAAGCGTGAGACGGCCCAGAGCGGCCTTACGGACCAGCGACGTGATGCGGTTGGTCGTGTGGGCAGTGTCTATCTGGTCGTCCTCGTCGCCCCCTGTGATGCGCGAGAGGAGACCACCGCTCGAACTCTTCTCTTCGACGGTTTCGGAGGCGTATCCGACTGTGGAAACGCCACCACCGGCGAGCGTGTTGATGATTTCCGAGGAGTCAACAACGCTCTCTGCGACTTCGCCCCCCTGTTCGACTTCGCCGGCGCCGAAGAGGACACCAAAGCGAGTGACGATCTCTTCGTTGATCTCGTCGTACCCGCCTTGGACGGACTCTCCGGTCTTCCGCCAGGCGTCGTTGTCGAACACCATGAGGTTGTCAACCTCTCGGACGAACGTCTGGAACGACCGCGCAGCGTTGAGCGTGTAGATGCCACCCTCGTCACCGCCCGGCAGGACGCCGAGTCCGTAGACTGGCTCTGTGTAGATTCGCTTCAAGTGTTTCGCTAATACGGGTGCGCCACCGCTGCCGGTGCCGCCGCCGAGTCCAGAGACAACGAGGAAGGCGTCCACTTCGTGGACGGGGATGCTGTCGATAGCCCCCTGTACTTCGTCGATATCTTCCTCGGCGATTTCAGCTCCGAGTTCATTGTCGGCACCGACCCCGTGACCTTTCACGCGAGACTGCCCGATCAGGACGCGCTGGTCCTGCGGGATATGCTCAAGGCCCATCAGGTCGGCCTTCGCCGAGTTGACTGCGACGGCGGCACGGACGATACCAGAACCGTGTCGCTGGTCGTATTCGACGAATTTATCGACTATTTTTCCCCCGGCCTGCCCGAATCCGATCATTGCGAGTTTCATCGTTTGTTCGGTCCCCTCGCCATTGAGTATACTCCAACACGAAAGCGAACATAAACCTTGTGATGGGGTTATATCTGCGAAATGATACAATAATTCCGTAAATCGACAGACGTAACTCCCCCGTTAACCGTGCATTAGACCACTTCGGATATTTCTCCGAAAACTGAATATCTCTTTTTATATAATATTTCGAGGCATTTAACTATGAATATGTGGCAATATTTTCCTATTTATCTCTGATGTGGCTGTTGTTGAGGTACGCCCGCAGCGTGGTCAATTCTCCAGTTCCGTAGCCAAACGCCTCGATATCGTTGTCGTCTGTTACGTTGTCGAACTTCAGTGACCGGTACTGATCGGTACCCATCGGGACCCCCGGAATCGCACCGCCGATGGTGAGGCCCACTTTCGCCAGTCCCATCGGAATCGGGACTATCGTCGTCGACCGGCCGTTCGATTTGTGTATCATCTTCGCTATCTCTGCGAGGGTGAGTTTGTCCGGACCGCCGATTTCGTATCTCTCTCCGATGTGTGCGTCGTCCTCGATGGCATCCGCCATCATTCCGACGACATCATCGACATAGAGCGGTTGGAACCGGGTTTTGCCGCCGCCGGGGAGTGCACTGACGTACGGCGGTGCGAGCAGTTTCGTAAAGGAGACGAACTCACCACCGTCACCGAAGATGACTGACGGGCGGAAGATTGTCCAGTCGAGAACTGACTCGGTGACGATCTGTTCTGCCTCCCCTTTCGCACGGATGTACGCCGTCGGTCCGTCCGGGTCTGCACCGAGGGCACTCATCTGAACGAACCGGTCCACCTCGTGTTTCTCGGCCGCCCGCACGACGTTCTCGGTACCGTGTCGGTGAACTTTGTCGTGCATCTCGTTGCCGCCGCTGGGTTTGAACAACGGCGACAGTGCAACAAGGTTGTAGACGGCGTCCATCCCCTCGAAGGCGTCTTTGATGGAGTCGTACACGGTGACGTTCCCCATCGTCTTGTTTACCCCCTTCGGCAACTCGTCGCTACTGGGACTTCGCGAGAGGGCCGTCACTTCGTGGCCCCGTTCTTTCAGCTCACGGCACAGGTTCGTTCCCACGAAACCGCTTCCGCCGACCACGAGAACTTTCATCGTATACACTTGTCGTGGAATCGACGTAAATGTACCCCCGTCAGTGGTTCTGTCTCCCGATTTGCGGCCTGATTCGGCGTGCGAGCGACCGACGATTCGGCCAGCGGACGCCGCGCCCGACCCGAGTCGTTTTACTCCCCTGCCCGTTCACCTCGAATCATGCTCATCACGCTTGAGGGGTTAGATGGAAGCGGAAAGACCACCGCGTGGGAGGCGTTACACGACGTCTACCCGGACGCGGTGTTCACGCGCGAACCCACCGAGTCGTGGTACGGTGACGCCGTCTACCGGTCGATGTCCGACGAGGACGCCGATTCCCTCGCGGAACTGTTCTTGTTCACGGCGGATCACGCCGACCACCTCTCTCGGGTCGTCCGGCCGGCACTTGCGGACGACAAGCTGGTCATCTCCGACCGCTACTCCGACTCCCGGTTTGCCTATCAGGCGGCGACGCTGGAAGACGCTGACCTCCGCCGCCCGCTGGACTACATTCGTGGCATCCACGCCGCCTTTTCTCGGCCGCCGGATGCAACAATCTTCCTCGACGTGGACCCCGAGACGGCCGCTGCGCGGGCGGGAGCGACGAACAAGTTCGAACGCGCCTCGTATCTACGGGAAGTCAAAGCGAACTACGAGCGGCTTATCGACGCCGAACCGGAGCGGTTCGTCCGTATCGACGCGACCCAACCACCCGAAGACGTGGTTGAGATGGTCGAGCGGAGCGTCGAACGGCTTCTCAGCGAACACGAGCGGCGTTAGTTCTGCGTCTCGGGTAGTTCGTACTCTTCCGGCGGCGGAACGTACAGCGTGTCGATAGTGAACCCGAGTGCCAACGGCATCCCGATCATCACCCCGAACGCCGTCGTCGTGTCCCCGAGATCCGGTCCGATTTGGAGGATGCCCGAGAACACGAGCGTCGTCACGAAGAGGACCACCGGGATGAGCAACAGCGAGTAGATGACGTACCCCCACTGCGTTTTCAGTCGGATGCGGAAGAATCGGGTCATCACCGCCGCGATGAGGGTGTGAACGACCAGTACCACACCGAACAGCACGAGGTTGAGGACCGAAGCCATACTCGACGTAGGGGATCTGATGACTTTACACCCTCGGGTCCGTTCGACGCGCGGTCGGGTTGTTGCCGGAAACCTGCACAGTGAATCGTGGACGTTTATGATGGACCCCATTGAGAAGGCGGACATGCACCGACTCATCGGTGAGCGGTCTCTCGACGACTCGTGGCTGGACGAGGAAGACGCGCGCGCGGTCTTCCGCGATATGATTCGAACACGGCGGTTCGACGAGCGTGCCCTCGCACTCCAGCGCCGCGGGTGGATGAGTGGCTATCCACCGTTCCTCGGACAGGAAGCCTCGCAAGTGGGCGCTGCCCACGCGATGCGCGAGGACGATATGCTGTTCCCAACGTACCGTTCGAACGCCCTTCAGATCGCCCGTGGCGTTCCAATGAGCGATATTCTGGCGTTCCGCCGCGGCCGCGCCGAGTATCTTTCGGACCACGATATCCCTGTCTTCCCGCAGGCGGTGCCCATTGCCACGCAGATTCCGCTGGCGACGGGCGCGGGGATGGCGGCCAACTATTCCGACGACGACCACGCGATTCTCGTCTGCTTCGGTGACGGCGCGACGTCCGAAGGCGATTTCCACGAAGGGCTGAACTTCGCGGGCGTCTTCGACGCGCCGGTGGTGTTCTTCTGTGAGAACAACGCGTGGGCCATCTCGCTGCCGCGGGATCGACAGACGGCCAGCGACTCCATCGCTGTCAAAGCTGAGGCGTACGGATTCGAGGGCGTGCAGGTGGACGGCAACGATCCTCTCGCAGTCCGCGAGACGGTTTCAGAGGCTCTCTCGGATGCCCGTGACGGCAATCCGATCCTCGTGGAGAGTCTCACCTACCGGCAAGGTGCGCACACGACTGCCGATGATCCGAGTGCGTACCGCGACGGTGATCCGGACCTGCCCGAGTGGCGCGTCCGCGACCCGGTCGAACGCTACGAGGAGTACCTGCGCGAAGAGGGCATCATAGACGACGCGTTCGTCGAGTCCGTCCGTGAGGACGTTGAGGACGAACTGAAAGAGGCGGTCGAACGCGTCGAGGAACTTCCGGATGCAGACACCGACGACGTGTTCGAACACGCGTACGAGACGCTCCCGCCGGAACTCGTCGAGCAACGCGAGGAGATGCGGGACTTCCTCACCCGACACGACCCGAACGAAGTGGAGTACTGAGAACTGTCATCGGCGTTTCGACCGCTACGAGGGGAAGACGCTTCCTTCGTCGCCACCGTACTCGATGTCCGCAACCGAGTACAGATACCAGTCGCCGGCCGCCAACCCGAGAAGGAATGAGACGACACCGAGGCGCACGCCCGGTGACCCAGCGAGCGTGAGCCACAGGAGCGACAGCGAGAACGAAAGTGAGAACGTAAAGCGGACGCCGCGGTGGGTCAACGCTTCGGTGGCTCGGCGGGAACTCTTCCCGAGTGCGAAGTACGCACCGAACGGAACCGGTACCAACGACGCCGCTACCAGCGTCCGTGCGGTCATCAGCGGCAGTTCAGCGGGGAGGTTGCCGAAGATGAAGAACGCGACGGCTCCGAGAAGACCGGTCCAGCTTTCTGCTTTCAAGGACGGACGGAGAGGCTGGGAGACGGAGGGCATTTCAAAAGCGTCCTGCTCACCGACACTTAACGGTGTTCTCTTACCGTCAGTCGTCCATCGATATGTACGTCTTCGTGTCTGTGACCCCCTCTAATCCCTGAATCTTACTTGATGCCGTCTGGAGGACGTTGTACACCTCTTCTGCGTCCACTTCAGCGATAACGTCGTACGCGCCCGCGACGATGTGCGCCTCCGTTACCGTCTCTAACTCCCGAATCGGTGCAAGGAGTCTCTCTGACTCGCCCGCCCCGGTTTTGACCATAACGAATGCATGTACCATGTTACACAGGAACACTTGTTGCGACAAAGCGTTTGCGCTGCCTGCGGGGGAAGCTTATTCATCTCAGGCAGTGTATGACTCTACCATGCGGTTCGTTATCATTGGTGGAGGACGTGTCGGGCTTCGAACGGCCCGCGTTCTCCGAGACGAAGAGCACGAGGTGACCATCGTCGAGTTGGATACAGATCGAATCGAGCGCGCTCGTGAGGCCGGGTTCGAGGTGATCGACGGCGACGGGTCACGCGAGGAGACGCTCGAACGCGCGGGTGTCGCAGACGCCGATGCGATTGGCGCGCTCACGGGGGATTTGAACGTCAACTTCGCCGCGTGTTCGATCGGGAAACACCACGGGCTACGGACGGTGCTTCGGGTGGACGAAGACTACCGCGACGAGGTGTACAAAAAGTACGCCGAGGAGGTTGATGAAGTGGTTTACCCCGAGCGACTCGGGGCTATCGGCGCGAAAAACGCGCTCCTTGGCGGGTCGATTCGTGCGATTGCGGATATCGCGCAGAATCTTCAGGTCGTCCTCATGACCGTGACCGACGAGTCACCGATGCGCGGATACTCCATCGAGGAGGTTGCGCTTCCGGGACAGGCCCGAATTCTCGCATTCGGCAAGGCGGGCGAACAGATGGGGATCCCGATGCGGGACGACTCGTTAGAGACCGGTGATAGACTGGCTGTCTTGGCCGACTTCGACGTACTGGGTAACGTTCGGCAACTCATCGTCGGCGACGAAGTTACCGCCACCGCAGGGGGTGTCTGAGATGGTTACCGCCTACGTGATGGTGAAGGCTTCCACGGGCGACGTGGACCGACTGAAAGAGTCAATGTTGAATCTCGACGATGGCGTCAAAAGCGTCAGCATCGTTGCTGGCGATGTTGATTTCATCGTCAAGGCCGACGTAGAAAGTCCGGCCGAGGTGAAAACCATCGCGGCATCGATCCACGAGATGTCCGGTATCGAGCGAACGCAGACCTACATTGCGATGGACTGAGGGACCGTCAGAGTGGCGGGCCTTCGCTGTTGGCCGTATCCGTCGCGCGCTGAAGAAGTGTCGAGACTGGCTTGGTGTACTCGTACCCCGGGATGACTCCTTGGACGTAGGTTCCTTCGACGTAATCGATGATCGCCCCGGCGTCTTCGACCCCCCGCCGTTCGTTGATATCCGCGAACGACGTGCTGACGACGACAGCGTTCTCGTCGCGCGATACCTCGACATCGAAGTCGTGTTCCGCCTTCGTGACGCTGCCGATATCTTCGACTCGCAACTCGAACGTCTCGTACCAGCCGTCTTCAACGACGGGCGCAACGTCGTCCTCGACCGCGGCGTTGAGCATCGGGACGCGAACGGTCACCTCGAACGTGATTTCTCCGTCGTCCTCTGCGGCGGTAACTCGACCGTCGAACACTGTCGTCGTCCACTCGAACGTCGAATCGTCTCGTTGCTCGAAGGAATCGTGGTCGCGGAAGGCACGTCGCGCCCGTTCGGGTACGTCACTCATCGCTCACAGGCAGGACCTGGCGGAACAAAAGCCCCTCGTGTCTCCTATTGACTGATCGTTGAGCTATTTCGTCGCAAAAACGCCTCCCGTAAGCGGAGACTTTCAGAACGTGCGGCACGCTTAAGTGGTTGCCAGCCATCAAACCAAGTGACGCTTCGCTTTGGAGGGCCGAAGCGTCAGCGGGGACCAATTCAGGGCGGCAGCATCCGTCCGGGCCGCTCCCGAACGGATGCTACCTTTTCCCAAAATACTACATCTGACAGTTATTACTCGGTCAGCTATTGTCCAATTAGTTATCTCTGAGTTTCCCGAGAGACCGGCGCGTCCGCTGATGTCGCTGCCGAAACCCTGTCTGAAAAAGATCTGTTTGTCGCCGTCTCGATTATCGCCGTCAGTCGTGGTGTTCGTCGCCCTCTTGATTGCCGCCGTCAGTCGTGGCGTTCGCCGCCTCGGAGTCAGCACTCTCGTCTGCCCTGTCCGCCTCATCTACCGCCTCCGTTTTTGACTCCGAGTCGTCGGTCGCCTCGTCTCTCGGATCCGTTTCTGGCGTTGTACCGCCCGTCTCCTCATCTATCGCGTTCGTCTCCGATTCCGCCTCGTCTGTCTCAGAGCCACCGTTTTCGTCCGTCTGGCGCTCCGAGTCGTCCGTCTCAGGCGTCGTCTCCGCTGCGGACGTATCCACCGCATCAGTCTCGCTCCCATGGTCGCCATCCGCCGACAGTACGTCGTCGCTCACGGTGAACGTCTCGACGCGTTCAGCCAAGACTTGCGTCTGTTCGGCTAACTCGTCTACCTCGTCGGCGACGGTTTCGAGCGAGGCCGTCTGTTGCTGTGCTGCGGCGGCGACCTGCTCGGACTCGCTGTGCGTCTGCGCGGCG
It contains:
- the tmk gene encoding dTMP kinase, which codes for MLITLEGLDGSGKTTAWEALHDVYPDAVFTREPTESWYGDAVYRSMSDEDADSLAELFLFTADHADHLSRVVRPALADDKLVISDRYSDSRFAYQAATLEDADLRRPLDYIRGIHAAFSRPPDATIFLDVDPETAAARAGATNKFERASYLREVKANYERLIDAEPERFVRIDATQPPEDVVEMVERSVERLLSEHERR
- a CDS encoding potassium channel family protein, with the protein product MRFVIIGGGRVGLRTARVLRDEEHEVTIVELDTDRIERAREAGFEVIDGDGSREETLERAGVADADAIGALTGDLNVNFAACSIGKHHGLRTVLRVDEDYRDEVYKKYAEEVDEVVYPERLGAIGAKNALLGGSIRAIADIAQNLQVVLMTVTDESPMRGYSIEEVALPGQARILAFGKAGEQMGIPMRDDSLETGDRLAVLADFDVLGNVRQLIVGDEVTATAGGV
- a CDS encoding Lrp/AsnC ligand binding domain-containing protein codes for the protein MVHAFVMVKTGAGESERLLAPIRELETVTEAHIVAGAYDVIAEVDAEEVYNVLQTASSKIQGLEGVTDTKTYISMDD
- a CDS encoding thiamine pyrophosphate-dependent enzyme — its product is MHRLIGERSLDDSWLDEEDARAVFRDMIRTRRFDERALALQRRGWMSGYPPFLGQEASQVGAAHAMREDDMLFPTYRSNALQIARGVPMSDILAFRRGRAEYLSDHDIPVFPQAVPIATQIPLATGAGMAANYSDDDHAILVCFGDGATSEGDFHEGLNFAGVFDAPVVFFCENNAWAISLPRDRQTASDSIAVKAEAYGFEGVQVDGNDPLAVRETVSEALSDARDGNPILVESLTYRQGAHTTADDPSAYRDGDPDLPEWRVRDPVERYEEYLREEGIIDDAFVESVREDVEDELKEAVERVEELPDADTDDVFEHAYETLPPELVEQREEMRDFLTRHDPNEVEY
- a CDS encoding Lrp/AsnC ligand binding domain-containing protein; its protein translation is MVTAYVMVKASTGDVDRLKESMLNLDDGVKSVSIVAGDVDFIVKADVESPAEVKTIAASIHEMSGIERTQTYIAMD
- a CDS encoding DUF5813 family protein, whose protein sequence is MSDVPERARRAFRDHDSFEQRDDSTFEWTTTVFDGRVTAAEDDGEITFEVTVRVPMLNAAVEDDVAPVVEDGWYETFELRVEDIGSVTKAEHDFDVEVSRDENAVVVSTSFADINERRGVEDAGAIIDYVEGTYVQGVIPGYEYTKPVSTLLQRATDTANSEGPPL